From a single Sinorhizobium sp. RAC02 genomic region:
- the mdh gene encoding malate dehydrogenase, whose product MARKKIALIGSGMIGGTLAHLAGLKELGDIVLFDIADGIPQGKGLDIAQSSPVEGFNASLTGASDYAAIEGADVCIVTAGVARKPGMSRDDLLGINLKVMEQVGAGIKKYAPNAFVICITNPLDAMVWALQKFSGLPKNMVVGMAGVLDSARFRLFLSEEFKVSVQDVTAFVLGGHGDTMVPLARYSTVGGIPLTDLVKMGWVTKERLEEIIQRTRDGGAEIVGLLKTGSAYYAPAASAIEMAESFLKDKKRVLPCAAYLSGQYGVKDMYVGVPTIIGEGGVERIIEVEFNKAEQEAFEKSVGAVAGLCEACINIAPSLK is encoded by the coding sequence TGGTTCTGGAATGATCGGTGGCACGCTGGCGCATCTCGCCGGCCTGAAGGAACTGGGCGACATCGTCCTCTTCGACATCGCCGACGGCATTCCGCAGGGTAAGGGCCTCGACATCGCCCAGTCCTCGCCGGTCGAAGGTTTCAATGCCTCGCTGACGGGTGCAAGCGACTACGCCGCAATCGAAGGCGCCGATGTCTGCATCGTCACCGCCGGTGTTGCCCGCAAGCCCGGCATGAGCCGCGACGACCTGCTCGGCATCAACCTCAAGGTCATGGAACAGGTCGGCGCCGGCATCAAGAAGTACGCGCCGAACGCCTTCGTCATCTGCATCACCAACCCGCTCGACGCGATGGTCTGGGCGCTGCAGAAGTTCTCCGGCCTGCCGAAGAACATGGTCGTCGGCATGGCCGGCGTGTTGGATAGCGCCCGCTTCCGCCTCTTCCTCTCCGAAGAATTCAAGGTCTCCGTGCAGGACGTCACCGCCTTCGTTCTCGGCGGCCACGGCGACACGATGGTGCCGCTCGCCCGCTACTCGACCGTCGGCGGCATTCCGCTGACCGACCTCGTCAAGATGGGCTGGGTCACCAAGGAACGCCTCGAAGAAATCATCCAGCGCACCCGTGACGGCGGCGCCGAAATCGTCGGCCTGCTCAAGACCGGCTCGGCCTATTACGCACCGGCCGCTTCGGCGATCGAAATGGCCGAATCCTTCCTCAAGGATAAGAAGCGCGTGCTGCCCTGCGCCGCCTACCTTTCCGGCCAGTACGGCGTGAAGGACATGTATGTCGGTGTGCCCACCATCATCGGCGAAGGTGGTGTCGAGCGCATCATCGAGGTCGAGTTCAACAAGGCCGAACAGGAAGCCTTCGAAAAGTCGGTCGGTGCCGTTGCGGGTCTTTGCGAAGCCTGCATCAACATCGCCCCTTCGCTGAAGTAA
- the sucD gene encoding succinate--CoA ligase subunit alpha: MSILVNKNTKVLVQGLTGKTGTFHTEQALAYYGTQMVGGIHPKKGGETWTGSKGESLPIFASVAEAKEKTGADASVIYVPPAGAADAIIEAIEAEIPFITCITEGIPVADMVRVKARLDRSSSRLLGPNCPGILTPEECKIGIMPGSIFRKGSVGIVSRSGTLTYEAVFQTSNEGLGQTTAVGIGGDPVKGTEFIDVLEMFLADDATTSIIMIGEIGGSAEEDAAQFLIDEAKKGRKKPMAGFIAGRTAPKGRTMGHAGAVVSGGKGDAESKISAMEAAGIRVSPSPARLGKTLVEVLKG, translated from the coding sequence ATGTCGATTCTCGTCAACAAGAACACCAAGGTCCTCGTTCAGGGCCTGACCGGCAAGACCGGTACCTTCCACACCGAGCAGGCGCTCGCCTATTACGGCACGCAGATGGTCGGCGGTATCCACCCGAAGAAGGGCGGCGAAACCTGGACCGGCTCGAAGGGCGAAAGCCTGCCGATCTTCGCCTCGGTTGCCGAAGCCAAGGAAAAGACCGGTGCGGACGCTTCCGTGATCTACGTTCCGCCGGCCGGCGCCGCGGACGCCATCATCGAGGCGATCGAAGCGGAAATCCCCTTCATCACCTGCATCACCGAAGGCATTCCGGTTGCCGACATGGTGCGCGTCAAGGCTCGCCTCGACCGCTCCTCCTCGCGCCTGCTTGGCCCGAACTGCCCGGGCATCCTGACGCCGGAAGAATGCAAGATCGGCATCATGCCGGGCTCGATCTTCCGCAAGGGTTCGGTCGGTATTGTTTCGCGCTCCGGCACGCTTACCTATGAAGCCGTCTTCCAGACCTCCAACGAAGGCCTCGGCCAGACGACGGCTGTCGGCATCGGCGGCGACCCGGTCAAGGGCACCGAATTCATCGACGTGCTGGAGATGTTCCTGGCGGACGACGCCACGACCTCCATCATCATGATCGGCGAAATCGGCGGCTCGGCTGAAGAAGATGCGGCGCAGTTCCTCATCGACGAAGCCAAGAAGGGCCGCAAGAAGCCGATGGCCGGCTTCATCGCGGGCCGTACCGCACCGAAGGGCCGCACCATGGGCCACGCCGGCGCTGTCGTTTCCGGCGGCAAGGGCGACGCGGAATCCAAGATTTCCGCAATGGAAGCCGCGGGCATCCGCGTCTCGCCGTCGCCGGCACGCCTTGGCAAGACGCTGGTCGAAGTCCTGAAGGGCTGA
- the sucC gene encoding ADP-forming succinate--CoA ligase subunit beta, with protein sequence MNIHEYQGKALLKSFGAPVAEGVAIFSADEAEAAAKSLPGPLYVVKSQIHAGGRGKGKFKELGPDAKGGVRLAFSIEEAKAHAKEMLGNTLVTAQTGPAGKQVNRLYIEDGADIDRELYLSLLVDRSVGQVAFVVSTEGGMDIEAVAHDTPEKILTVAINPEAGVTADDLAKLTSALKLEGEAKADAEKLFPILYKAFVEKDMSLLEINPLIVMKNGRMRVLDAKVSFDGNALFRHDDIKALRDETEEDAKEIEASKWDLAYVALDGNIGCMVNGAGLAMATMDIIKLYGKEPANFCDVGGGAGKEKVAAAFKIITADPKVEGILVNIFGGIMKCDVIAEGVVAAVQEVGLKVPLVVRLEGTNVELGKKILNESGLAITAADDLDDAAKKIVAAING encoded by the coding sequence ATGAACATTCATGAATATCAGGGCAAGGCTCTGCTGAAGAGCTTTGGCGCCCCGGTCGCCGAGGGCGTTGCCATCTTCTCCGCCGACGAGGCGGAAGCGGCTGCGAAGTCGCTGCCCGGCCCGCTCTACGTGGTGAAGAGCCAGATCCACGCCGGCGGCCGCGGCAAGGGCAAGTTCAAGGAACTCGGCCCCGACGCCAAGGGTGGTGTGCGCCTCGCCTTCTCGATCGAGGAAGCCAAGGCCCACGCCAAGGAAATGCTTGGCAACACGCTCGTCACCGCGCAGACCGGCCCGGCCGGCAAGCAGGTGAACCGCCTCTATATCGAGGATGGCGCCGACATCGACCGTGAACTCTACCTGTCGCTGCTCGTCGACCGCTCCGTCGGCCAGGTTGCCTTCGTCGTTTCGACCGAAGGCGGCATGGACATCGAGGCTGTCGCCCACGACACGCCGGAAAAGATCCTCACCGTTGCGATCAACCCGGAAGCCGGCGTTACCGCCGACGACCTGGCGAAGCTCACCTCGGCCCTGAAGCTTGAAGGCGAAGCCAAGGCCGACGCCGAAAAGCTCTTCCCGATCCTCTACAAGGCCTTTGTCGAGAAGGACATGAGCCTGCTCGAGATCAACCCGCTGATCGTCATGAAGAACGGCCGCATGCGCGTTCTCGACGCCAAAGTCTCGTTCGACGGCAACGCGCTGTTCCGCCATGACGACATCAAGGCGCTGCGCGACGAAACCGAAGAAGACGCCAAGGAAATCGAGGCCTCCAAGTGGGACCTCGCCTATGTGGCGCTCGACGGCAACATCGGCTGTATGGTCAACGGTGCCGGCCTCGCCATGGCGACGATGGACATCATCAAGCTGTACGGCAAGGAGCCGGCGAACTTCTGCGACGTCGGCGGTGGTGCCGGCAAGGAGAAGGTCGCGGCGGCCTTCAAGATCATCACGGCCGACCCGAAGGTCGAGGGCATCCTCGTCAACATCTTCGGCGGCATCATGAAGTGCGATGTCATCGCTGAAGGCGTCGTCGCAGCCGTGCAGGAAGTGGGCCTCAAGGTTCCGCTGGTCGTTCGTCTCGAAGGCACGAATGTCGAACTTGGCAAGAAGATCCTGAACGAATCGGGCCTGGCGATCACCGCCGCCGACGATCTGGACGATGCTGCCAAGAAGATCGTTGCCGCGATCAACGGCTAA